CGAACACCGCGACGTCGACCTTCTTGACCGCGCTCGTCAGGATGAACGGCCCGAGGTAGGACTGGTCGGCGTCGACGCCGACGCCCCAGACGCCCTTCTCCTTCGCGGCGGACAGGGCCCCGAGCCCACAGCCGCCTGCGACCTGGAAGACGACGTCGGAGTGCTGCGCGATCTGGTTCAGCGCGAGCTCCTTGCAGGCCGCCTGGTTGGTGAAGCTCTGCGAGTAGGCGTTCAGCGTCGTCACCTTCGGGTCGGCCGCCTTCGCGCCGGCCTGGAAGCCGGCGATGTAGTGGTCGACCGGCGGGATCTTCTGGCCGCCGACGGTCGAGACGACGTTCGTCTTGGTGACGAGGCCGGCCAGGTAGCCGGCGATGTAGCCGCCGTCCTGCTCGTGGAAGAGCAGGCTCTTCAGGTTCGGGATCGGCTTGGCCGGGCCCGAGTCGATGATGGCGAAGTTGGTGTTCGGGAACGCCTTCGCGACCTTCTCGACGGCGCTCTCCATGAGGAAGCCAACGGCGATCACGAGGTTGTCGCCGTGCGCCGCCGCGGTCTGAAGGTTCGGCACGTAGTCCGAGTCGGAGTTCGACTGGAGCACCTCACCCTGGACGCCCAGCTGGTGCTCGGCGTTCTGGAGCCCGAGGTAGGCCAGGTGGTTGAAGCTGCGGTCGTTCAGGCCGCCGATGTCGGTGACGAGCCCGATCTTGACCGACGGCGCGGAGGACGACGCGGGCGCGGAGCCGCCGGGGCTCGACGTCCCGCCACCGCCGCTCCCGCAGCCGGCAGCGACCGCGACGACCGTCAATACGGCGGCCACCGCCAGCCACCTACCTCTCAACAAACGCTTCACGAGCCCCTCCCTTGGTTGCCCCTGTTTCGACGAAAGGCGATGCTACTCCCAGCGCCGGTGTTTCGCACGCAAGTTCACACGTCGCCGGACGCGGCCAGCTCGGCCACCGCATCGGCGAACACCTCGGTGTGCCGGTCGACGTCCGCGGCGGTCGTCGCCGGCGACATGAGCGCCATGTTGTGGAACGGCGTCATCAGCACCCCGCGGTTGAGCGCGTAGAGGTGCATGAAGCGGTCGAGCTCGTGGTCCATCGACGCGGCCGCCTCGCCGCCGGTGCGGGGGCGCTCGCGCTGGAAGCCGTACTCGGCCCGGCAGCCGAGACGGGTGATGTACCAGTGCAGGCCGTGCCGGCCGATGGCCTCACAGACGCCGTCGGTGAAGCGCTCGGCGAGCGGGATCATGCGCCCGTACGCCTCCACGGTGAGGACGTCCTCGAGCGTGGCCCGCATCGCCCGCAGCGAGAGCGCGTTGCCGGCGAGGGTGCCGCCGATGCCGCCGACGTCGACCGGGCCCTGGGGGAGGCCGGCGACCACGCGGGCCGCCGTCTCCTCGCTCATGCCGTAGGCCGCCGCCGGGATGCCGCCCGCGAGCGGCTTGCCGACGGTGAGGAAGTCGGGATCGAGGTCGTACGCGCGGGTGTAGCCGCCGGGGCCGGCGCACAGCGTGTGCGTCTCGTCGATCACGAGGAACGTTCCGTGCTTGCGGGTCAGCTCGCGGACGGCCGCGTGGTAGCCCTCGTCGGGGAGGACGATGCCGATGTTGGTGAGCGCCGGCTCGAACAGGCAGCAGGCGACGTCCCCGTGGCCCAGCTCGCGCTCGAGCCCGTCGAGGTCGTTGATCTCGACGACGCGCGTGGTCTCCGGCACGGGTACGGCCGGCCCGATGTTGTACGGGCGCGTCTGCGGCGCCCCGTCGTCGCCGATCGTGATGAAGGTCTCGTCGACCGAGCCGTGGTAGCACCAGTTGTGCACGAGGATCTTCGGCCGGCCGGTGGCCTGGCGGGCGAGCCGGATGGTGAAGCGGTTGGCGTCGGTCGCGGTGAGGGCGAACTGCCAGTAGGGCAGGCCGAAGCGGCGGGCGAACTCCTCGGCGCACGCGATCGCGTCCTCGGTGGGCAGCATCAGCGTCGTGCCGCGGCGGATCTGGTCGGACACGGCGTCGGCCGTGGCCGCGGGCGCATGGCCGGTCATCGCGCCGGTGTCGCCGAGGCAGAGATCGACGTACTCGTTGCCGTCGACGTCCGTGAAGCGCGCGCCCGCCGCCTCGGCCACGAACACGGGGAACGCGCTCGCCCACTCGACCATCCAGTGCATCGGCACGCCCGCCAGCATCGAGGCGCCGGCGCGCTCGAACAGCTCCCTGGAGCGCGGGTGCTCGCGGTCGAAGCGCTGGTCCTCGCGAGCCTGGAGCCGGGCCAGCCTGTCGCGGTCGACGGTGGAGGCGGTCATCGGCGTGCGCTGGGGCGAATCACGTTCCGTGTATCCTGCCTGATCGGCGCCGGTGGCGGCGCCGTGGATCGAGGAGTCTCCCGTGGCGAAGTCCGGTGTCCGGGTCCTGGTCACGCTCGCGTGCCAGGACTGCAAGCGACGCAACTATCAGACGAACAAATCGAAGCGAAACTCGCCCGACCGGATCGAGTTCTCGAAGTACTGCCGCTGGTGCGGACATCACACGCCGCACAGGGAGACGCGCTAACCGCGATGGCACGATCGACGTCGCGAAGGGGTAGGCCTGCCGCCGGAGGCGGCAGCCGCCGGTCGGTCAGCGCGCCGCTCGCGGGCAAGCCCAAGAGCCAGTCGGGCGGTGACGTCGACCGCCGGCGCGGGCTCCGCGGCCTGGTCGCGTTCACGGGCGAGGTGCGCTCGGAGCTCGCCAAGGTCGACTTCCCCAACCGCCAGCAGACCTGGCAGTCGACGATGGTCGTCATCGCCGCCTGCGTCCTGGTGGGCGGCTATCTGTACGGTCTCGACCAGGCGTTCGCCCACCTCGCCACGAAGCTGATCGACCTCCAAAAGTAAGGACGCATGTTCCGCTGGTATGTGATCAACACCTATTCCGGGCACGAGAACAAGGTCAAGGCCAATCTCGAGCACCGGATCAAGTCGATGAGCCAGGAGCTCGTCGTCCGTCGCGTCGTCGTCCCCACCGAGTCCGTCGTCGAGACGAAGGACGGGCAGAAGGTTCAAACCGAGCGGCGGCTGTGGCCGGGCTACGTGCTCGTCAACATGGATCTCACCGACGACGCCTGGACGCTCGTGAAGAACACCCCCGGCGTGACGGGCTTCGTCGGCTCGCAGAACAAGCCGGTGCCGCTGAGCCAGCCCGAGGTCGACCGCATGCTGCACACGGCGGTCGCGCAGGCCGAGCAGAAGACGAAGGCCAAGGCCGAGTTCTCGATGGGTGACAGCGTCAAGATCACGTCCGGCTACCTGGCGGACTTCGACGGCGAGATCGCCGAGATCAACGAGGACCAGGGCAAGCTGAAGGTGCTGGTCTCGATCTTCGAGCGCCAGGTCCCCGTCGAGCTCGAGTTCGACAAGGTCAAGAAGATCTAGGCCGTTCACCTTCCTCGCCAAGCCGTCACCCGGCGCCAGGCCCCTGTCATGCACCAAACGGGGTCAGACCCCTTTTGGTGCGCCCCGGCCGGTCCGACTGGCGGTGATGTGAGAGCCTCGCCGGTGTGCAGATCGATCTCGCCGCGCTCGTCGCCATCACGGGGCTCGCCGCCGCCGCGCCGGTCCTGGCCGACCTCGTGCCCCGGCCCAAGCCGTCGGTCGTCGTCGTCGAGATCCTGCTCGGGATCATCGTCGGGCCGCCGGTGCTGCACCTCGCGCACGTGACCCCGCTGGCCGATCTGCTGTCGCAGTTCGGGCTCGCCTTCCTCTTCTTCCTGGCGGGGTTCGAGCTCGAGCCCGAGCGGGTGCGCGGCATGCCGGCACGGCTCGCCGTCACCACCTGGTTCGTATCCCTCGCCCTCGCGTTCGGCATCGCCGCCGGGCTGGAGGAGGCCGGCGTGATCGTGAACTACCTCTTCGTGGGCTGTGCGCTCTCGACCACCGCGCTCGGAACCCTCACGCCCATCCTGCGCGACACCGGCGACCTCGAAGGCGAGTTCGGCGGGTTCGTCATGGCGGCCGGAGCCGTCGGCGAGCTGGGCCCGATCGTCCTGATCGCGCTCCTCCTGACCAGCGCGACCAGCCGCACCACGTCGGCGTCCCTGCTGACCGCGTTCGCCCTCGTCGCGGTGGCGGCTGCCGTCGCCGCCCCGCACGTACGCCCGCACCGGATCGTGGTCGTGATCCAGAAGACGATGGAGGCGACCGGCCAGCTGGCCGTGCGGCTCTCGGTGTTCGTGCTTGCGGCGCTCGTGTACCTGACGGCCCGGCTCGGCCTCGACGTCGTCCTGGGCGCGTTCTCTGCCGGGATGCTCGTCTCGATCGCCGCCGGCTCGGCGTCCCGGCGGCTGCTCCAGCCGAAGCTCGACGCGGTCGCCTTCGGCGTCTTCGTGCCGGTCTTCTTCGTGGTGACGGGGATGCGCTTCGACCTCGACGCCGTGATCGGCTCGCTGGACGGCATCGCGAAGCTCGTGCTCTTCCTCGTCCTCATGCTCGTGGTGCGCGGGCTTCCCACCTATGTCCTGTCCCGGCGGGCTCTGCCGGCAGGCGAACGGCGTGCGCTCGCCTTCTACGCTTCGACCGGCCTGCCGCTGATCGTCGCGATCACGACCCTCGGCATCGCGGCCGGCCAGATGCGATCCGACACGTCGGCCGGGCTCGTGGGCGCGGGCATGGTCTCGGTGCTCGTCTACCCGGTCGTCGCGGGGATCGTACGCACCGCGAGGCTATGATCCGCCGTCGCTGGAGTACACGTGGGAGCCCGCTCCGGGCGCTTGCACCACACGAGAGGTGAGGTATGGCGAAGAAGGTCATCAAGATCATCAAGCTGCAGATCCCGGCCGGCCAGGCCAACCCGGCGCCCCCGGTGGGCCCGGCGCTCGGCCAGCACGGGGTCAACATCATGGAGTTCTGCAAGGCGTTCAACGCCGCCACGCAGGGCCCGAACGCCGGCCGGATCACGCCCGTCGAGATCAGCGTGTTCGAGGACCGCTCGTTCACGTTCATCACGAAGACGCCGCCCGCGGCGGTGCTGATCCGCGAGGCGCTCAACATCGACAAGGGGTCGGGCGAGCCGAACCGCAACAAGGTGGGGACGATCAGCCGCGCCCAGCTGCGCGAGATCGCCGAGACGAAGCTCCCCGACCTGAACGCGAACGACGTCGACGCCGCGATGCACATCATCGCCGGCACCGCCCGCTCGATGGGCGTGGAGGTGGGTGCCTGATGGCCGGCAAGAAGTACACCACCGCCCGCGCCGCGGTCGACCGCGAGCGCACGTATCCGCCGCTCGACGCGGTGCGCACGCTGAAGTCGCTCGAGACGGCCAAGTTCGACGAGACCGTCGAGGTGCACCTGCGCCTGGGCGTCAACGTCCGCCATGCCGACCAGCAGCTGCGCGGCACGCTCTTCCTGCCCCACGGCACCGGCCGCTCGGTGTCGGTGGCGGTCTTCGCGCAGGGCGAGAAGGCCAAGGAGGCCGAGGACGCCGGCGCGGACTTCGTCGGCGGCGACGACCTGGCCGCCAGGGTCCAGGAGGGCTTCACCGACT
The sequence above is a segment of the Gaiellales bacterium genome. Coding sequences within it:
- a CDS encoding cation:proton antiporter, whose protein sequence is MQIDLAALVAITGLAAAAPVLADLVPRPKPSVVVVEILLGIIVGPPVLHLAHVTPLADLLSQFGLAFLFFLAGFELEPERVRGMPARLAVTTWFVSLALAFGIAAGLEEAGVIVNYLFVGCALSTTALGTLTPILRDTGDLEGEFGGFVMAAGAVGELGPIVLIALLLTSATSRTTSASLLTAFALVAVAAAVAAPHVRPHRIVVVIQKTMEATGQLAVRLSVFVLAALVYLTARLGLDVVLGAFSAGMLVSIAAGSASRRLLQPKLDAVAFGVFVPVFFVVTGMRFDLDAVIGSLDGIAKLVLFLVLMLVVRGLPTYVLSRRALPAGERRALAFYASTGLPLIVAITTLGIAAGQMRSDTSAGLVGAGMVSVLVYPVVAGIVRTARL
- the rplK gene encoding 50S ribosomal protein L11 → MAKKVIKIIKLQIPAGQANPAPPVGPALGQHGVNIMEFCKAFNAATQGPNAGRITPVEISVFEDRSFTFITKTPPAAVLIREALNIDKGSGEPNRNKVGTISRAQLREIAETKLPDLNANDVDAAMHIIAGTARSMGVEVGA
- a CDS encoding aspartate aminotransferase family protein, which gives rise to MTASTVDRDRLARLQAREDQRFDREHPRSRELFERAGASMLAGVPMHWMVEWASAFPVFVAEAAGARFTDVDGNEYVDLCLGDTGAMTGHAPAATADAVSDQIRRGTTLMLPTEDAIACAEEFARRFGLPYWQFALTATDANRFTIRLARQATGRPKILVHNWCYHGSVDETFITIGDDGAPQTRPYNIGPAVPVPETTRVVEINDLDGLERELGHGDVACCLFEPALTNIGIVLPDEGYHAAVRELTRKHGTFLVIDETHTLCAGPGGYTRAYDLDPDFLTVGKPLAGGIPAAAYGMSEETAARVVAGLPQGPVDVGGIGGTLAGNALSLRAMRATLEDVLTVEAYGRMIPLAERFTDGVCEAIGRHGLHWYITRLGCRAEYGFQRERPRTGGEAAASMDHELDRFMHLYALNRGVLMTPFHNMALMSPATTAADVDRHTEVFADAVAELAASGDV
- the secE gene encoding preprotein translocase subunit SecE, whose product is MARSTSRRGRPAAGGGSRRSVSAPLAGKPKSQSGGDVDRRRGLRGLVAFTGEVRSELAKVDFPNRQQTWQSTMVVIAACVLVGGYLYGLDQAFAHLATKLIDLQK
- the rpmG gene encoding 50S ribosomal protein L33, with amino-acid sequence MAKSGVRVLVTLACQDCKRRNYQTNKSKRNSPDRIEFSKYCRWCGHHTPHRETR
- the nusG gene encoding transcription termination/antitermination protein NusG; the encoded protein is MFRWYVINTYSGHENKVKANLEHRIKSMSQELVVRRVVVPTESVVETKDGQKVQTERRLWPGYVLVNMDLTDDAWTLVKNTPGVTGFVGSQNKPVPLSQPEVDRMLHTAVAQAEQKTKAKAEFSMGDSVKITSGYLADFDGEIAEINEDQGKLKVLVSIFERQVPVELEFDKVKKI
- a CDS encoding BMP family ABC transporter substrate-binding protein; this encodes MAAVLTVVAVAAGCGSGGGGTSSPGGSAPASSSAPSVKIGLVTDIGGLNDRSFNHLAYLGLQNAEHQLGVQGEVLQSNSDSDYVPNLQTAAAHGDNLVIAVGFLMESAVEKVAKAFPNTNFAIIDSGPAKPIPNLKSLLFHEQDGGYIAGYLAGLVTKTNVVSTVGGQKIPPVDHYIAGFQAGAKAADPKVTTLNAYSQSFTNQAACKELALNQIAQHSDVVFQVAGGCGLGALSAAKEKGVWGVGVDADQSYLGPFILTSAVKKVDVAVFDTIKQIQAGTFKGGTTDFFTAQNNGAGIGKISPNVPASIVAKLKPIETKIASGQITPPDTVK